From a region of the Methylocystis hirsuta genome:
- a CDS encoding GspE/PulE family protein has product MESQIEIRAYRGDRAERWPDANTPAFAASFAAFLLAQSAMDELALQRSVRAAAQSGERFDHVLTKLGLVSEADLCAHLSKFLKIPLLEAADMPLEPPLRDEIPEKFIHANRLLPLSVQGQRLKLAIADPLDLDPVRALAYSTGHEIELLLISPAQFDKAWSSLYGASHDDGPILDNDLRANDASEFDLQRLRDIANEAPVVRRVNQIIAEAIEARASDIHIEPSLEAVQVRYRIDGALCATESLPPGLKAAIASRIKIMARLDIAERRLPQDGRIKLAIRGVDIDFRVSTLPTAHGESIVLRILDRSQIALDFDKLGFEPETTAQLRKVMRNPNGIVLVTGPTGSGKTTTLYTALRELTTPDVKVFSVEDPIEYQLAGVNQVQVQPAIGLDFPNTLRAILRQDPDIIMIGEIRDSETARIAIQASLTGHLVFSTLHTNSAAASITRLIDMGVESYLIASTVKAVLAQRLVRRLCEACAAPLPSRTQVRAQFAGEVFANGPDRLSTPRGCPQCRNLGYSGRSTITELLIMNERMQRLVCESASDAALEAAAREDGMTTMYQCGMGKAWRGKTTLEEVARVTRMD; this is encoded by the coding sequence ATTGAGATCCGAGCCTACCGTGGCGATCGGGCGGAGCGTTGGCCGGACGCCAATACTCCGGCTTTTGCGGCGAGCTTCGCCGCATTCCTCCTCGCCCAAAGCGCCATGGACGAGCTGGCTCTGCAGCGTTCTGTCAGAGCGGCGGCACAGAGCGGCGAGCGCTTCGATCATGTGTTGACGAAGCTCGGACTCGTCTCGGAAGCCGATCTTTGCGCACACCTCAGCAAATTCCTCAAAATTCCCTTGCTTGAGGCCGCAGACATGCCGCTCGAACCGCCGCTGCGCGATGAAATTCCCGAGAAATTCATTCACGCCAATCGGCTGCTGCCGCTCTCGGTTCAGGGTCAGCGGCTGAAGCTTGCGATCGCCGATCCGCTAGATCTCGACCCGGTGCGGGCGCTGGCCTATTCGACGGGCCACGAAATCGAACTGCTCCTCATCTCGCCGGCCCAGTTTGACAAGGCCTGGTCCTCTCTCTACGGCGCGAGTCACGACGACGGTCCTATTCTCGACAACGACCTACGCGCTAATGACGCGAGCGAATTCGACCTCCAGCGACTTCGTGATATCGCCAATGAGGCGCCGGTAGTGCGGCGCGTTAATCAGATCATCGCTGAGGCGATCGAAGCGCGCGCTTCGGACATTCACATCGAGCCGTCCCTTGAGGCAGTGCAGGTCCGCTACAGGATCGACGGCGCGCTATGCGCCACCGAGTCGCTGCCACCGGGACTGAAAGCCGCGATCGCCTCGCGCATTAAGATCATGGCGCGCCTCGACATCGCCGAGCGCCGGCTGCCGCAGGACGGTCGCATCAAGCTTGCGATCCGAGGCGTCGACATCGACTTCCGCGTCTCGACGTTGCCGACGGCGCATGGAGAGAGCATCGTTCTACGTATTCTTGACCGCAGTCAGATTGCGCTGGATTTCGACAAGTTGGGCTTCGAGCCGGAGACGACGGCGCAGCTGCGCAAGGTAATGCGCAATCCCAACGGCATCGTTCTCGTCACTGGCCCGACGGGCTCTGGCAAGACCACGACGCTTTATACCGCGCTCAGGGAGTTGACGACTCCGGATGTGAAGGTGTTTAGCGTCGAGGACCCGATCGAATATCAGCTTGCGGGCGTCAATCAGGTTCAAGTGCAGCCGGCGATCGGGCTCGACTTTCCCAACACGCTGCGCGCCATTCTGCGTCAGGACCCAGACATCATCATGATCGGCGAAATTCGCGATTCAGAGACTGCGCGCATCGCCATTCAGGCCTCGCTCACGGGCCATCTCGTCTTTTCGACTTTACACACGAATAGCGCCGCCGCCTCGATCACCCGACTTATCGACATGGGTGTAGAAAGTTACCTTATCGCCTCCACAGTTAAGGCGGTTCTGGCTCAGCGGCTAGTACGGCGCCTGTGCGAGGCCTGCGCTGCGCCGCTCCCATCGCGCACGCAAGTTCGTGCGCAATTCGCGGGAGAAGTCTTCGCAAATGGGCCTGACCGGCTGTCAACGCCGAGGGGCTGTCCGCAATGCCGCAATCTTGGTTATTCTGGACGCTCGACAATTACTGAACTCCTCATCATGAACGAGCGTATGCAGCGCCTCGTATGCGAAAGCGCGTCCGACGCGGCGCTCGAGGCGGCCGCACGCGAAGATGGCATGACCACCATGTATCAGTGCGGCATGGGCAAGGCTTGGCGCGGCAAAACAACCCTTGAGGAAGTCGCGCGCGTCACACGCATGGATTAA
- a CDS encoding type II secretion system F family protein — protein MPTFSYRAYSGSGDLVEGEIEASSSDEAEHALYLRGLTPFETRDARSPPVARFVFGRRRPNAAQIAFFTREFATLEQADLPLDQSLRILAAQSPTETLRALAQEILAAIVDGASLSEALSRRADVFSLEYINVVREGETVGRVGAALMDLAEMLERRQDLKARIQSTLVYPALLIALALVSTGIVLGTLVPSIAPIFADNGKDMPAGLQFILEIEANVGVIALALGAVAIAIAIIYKMAQSRPLWRIAIARIYLRIPVVGGLLSQFAAARFSRTLGSMLKAGVPLLQALESARTAVSNEFLRHEFAGVIEAVRGGSNLSNSLAAVPHLPPVVKQMIAIGEETAQLGDMLLRIAAMFERETQRSIERAMGLLTPALTIMIAAAVGGLIMTVMDAVLSINDLAAK, from the coding sequence ATGCCGACCTTCAGCTATCGCGCCTATAGCGGCTCCGGAGATCTCGTGGAAGGCGAGATCGAAGCGTCCAGCAGCGACGAGGCGGAACACGCTTTGTATCTACGCGGGCTCACGCCCTTCGAGACCCGCGATGCGAGGTCGCCGCCCGTCGCCAGGTTTGTCTTCGGCAGAAGACGTCCCAACGCCGCCCAAATCGCTTTCTTCACGCGGGAATTCGCCACGCTTGAACAGGCGGACCTTCCGCTCGATCAAAGCCTGCGCATTCTTGCTGCGCAATCTCCCACCGAGACGCTGCGCGCGCTGGCGCAGGAGATTTTGGCGGCGATCGTTGACGGCGCATCGCTTTCTGAAGCCTTGTCCCGCCGCGCAGACGTTTTCTCGTTAGAATATATCAATGTCGTGCGCGAGGGGGAGACAGTAGGTAGGGTTGGTGCAGCGCTGATGGATCTCGCCGAAATGCTCGAACGCCGCCAGGACTTGAAGGCGCGCATCCAGAGCACGCTCGTCTATCCCGCGCTGCTCATCGCGCTTGCTCTTGTCTCGACTGGCATCGTACTCGGAACGCTCGTTCCAAGCATTGCTCCGATCTTCGCCGACAATGGCAAGGACATGCCGGCCGGTCTGCAGTTCATCCTCGAGATCGAGGCGAACGTCGGAGTCATCGCGCTCGCGCTCGGCGCAGTCGCAATAGCTATCGCGATTATCTACAAGATGGCGCAGTCGCGCCCGCTCTGGCGGATTGCGATCGCGCGCATTTATCTTCGGATACCCGTCGTCGGCGGACTCCTGTCGCAATTCGCCGCGGCGCGATTTTCCCGCACCCTAGGCTCCATGCTGAAAGCCGGAGTCCCGCTTCTGCAAGCGCTCGAGAGCGCGCGCACGGCGGTGTCCAACGAGTTTCTTAGGCATGAATTTGCGGGCGTAATCGAGGCAGTGCGCGGCGGCTCCAATCTCAGCAACTCTCTCGCGGCCGTGCCCCATTTACCGCCCGTCGTGAAACAGATGATCGCCATAGGCGAAGAGACGGCGCAACTCGGCGATATGCTGCTGCGCATCGCCGCCATGTTCGAGCGAGAAACGCAACGCTCCATCGAGCGAGCGATGGGCCTACTTACGCCCGCCCTGACCATTATGATCGCCGCCGCTGTCGGGGGGCTGATAATGACCGTCATGGACGCCGTGCTCAGCATCAACGATCTCGCGGCAAAGTGA
- a CDS encoding GspH/FimT family pseudopilin: MRRLRKGRERRAGFTLLESLVVIALIALGASVASQLLRPRSGRLRLETSAQRFCETLRASRARAIATNSDASIVVDLSSKTYTSPIGPPGKFPAEALITLEVANTQQLTTRSGAITFFPDGGSTGADMTLQTPEARARIGVNWLTGSAKCEIS; encoded by the coding sequence ATGCGACGGCTCAGGAAAGGGCGGGAACGCCGCGCTGGATTCACCCTCCTCGAGTCGCTTGTCGTAATTGCGCTGATCGCGCTCGGCGCGAGCGTGGCCTCGCAATTGCTGCGACCGCGTTCGGGACGCCTTCGACTCGAGACCTCGGCGCAGAGATTTTGTGAGACGTTGCGCGCTTCCCGTGCGCGCGCCATAGCCACCAATAGCGATGCTTCCATCGTCGTAGACCTCTCCAGCAAGACTTACACGTCGCCCATAGGCCCGCCGGGCAAGTTTCCCGCCGAGGCGTTGATCACGCTCGAGGTCGCCAATACGCAGCAGTTAACGACCCGAAGCGGCGCGATCACTTTCTTTCCCGATGGCGGCTCGACGGGCGCCGACATGACCCTGCAAACGCCGGAAGCGCGCGCGAGGATCGGCGTGAACTGGTTAACAGGCAGCGCCAAATGCGAAATCAGCTAA
- a CDS encoding general secretion pathway protein GspI, translating to MRNQLRSRQGFFLIEALVALAILAAALGQLLEGVSGGARNQARADFLLRAARQGASQLDALGVDGPVPYGESSGRYPDGLHWSLSVAPGPSVAGATGQPIATSFHARLQIKKPSGFGESYIISSFKIRPVEQ from the coding sequence ATGCGAAATCAGCTAAGATCGCGGCAGGGATTCTTTCTCATCGAGGCGCTCGTGGCGCTCGCAATATTGGCGGCGGCGCTCGGGCAACTGCTGGAGGGGGTGAGCGGCGGCGCCCGCAACCAGGCGCGCGCCGATTTCTTATTGCGCGCGGCGCGTCAGGGCGCCTCTCAGCTGGACGCGCTCGGCGTCGACGGGCCCGTCCCTTATGGCGAGTCGAGTGGCCGCTATCCGGATGGGCTGCATTGGTCGCTTTCGGTCGCTCCGGGGCCGAGCGTCGCCGGCGCGACCGGGCAACCGATCGCGACAAGTTTCCACGCGCGGCTTCAGATCAAGAAGCCCTCTGGATTTGGCGAGAGTTACATCATCTCTTCGTTCAAGATCAGGCCCGTTGAACAGTAG
- a CDS encoding prepilin-type N-terminal cleavage/methylation domain-containing protein, which translates to MKRIGRDGFTLLELLLAISLVSLITATIMGGVHLGRRSWESGRASEALDEIESAVRAASWIIGKSFVVNPDQVPPGGSDPPPIFLGSANKCRVVMLSEGGAQWGGLIVAEIAVDTGPDGDELAVWTKVYRPHEGLAPARETMRKTVILQGLAGLEISYFGAEQKGQAPAWSGGWRSTDGLPALVSLKISAKRFGRVIEVASTVAIRQQ; encoded by the coding sequence ATGAAGCGAATCGGGCGCGACGGTTTCACCCTTCTCGAGCTGCTGCTGGCGATCAGCCTCGTTTCGCTGATCACGGCCACGATCATGGGGGGAGTTCATCTCGGCCGACGAAGTTGGGAGAGCGGCCGCGCGAGCGAGGCGCTCGACGAGATCGAGAGCGCGGTGCGCGCCGCGTCCTGGATCATCGGCAAGAGCTTCGTGGTCAATCCGGATCAGGTTCCGCCTGGCGGCTCGGACCCACCGCCTATTTTCTTGGGCTCGGCCAATAAGTGCCGTGTGGTTATGCTGAGCGAGGGCGGAGCGCAATGGGGCGGTCTAATCGTTGCCGAGATCGCCGTCGATACTGGCCCCGATGGCGATGAACTTGCCGTCTGGACGAAGGTCTATCGGCCGCACGAGGGTCTTGCGCCGGCGCGGGAGACCATGCGGAAGACGGTCATTCTCCAGGGCTTGGCCGGTCTCGAAATTTCCTATTTCGGCGCTGAGCAAAAGGGACAGGCGCCGGCTTGGAGCGGGGGATGGAGGAGCACGGATGGGCTTCCGGCGCTCGTTTCTTTGAAAATTAGCGCAAAGCGCTTCGGCCGGGTCATCGAGGTCGCCTCGACCGTGGCGATCCGCCAGCAGTAA
- a CDS encoding prepilin peptidase: protein MTATAWLSLIGLGALLAQSADLGWLLLPSLFLFGALCVIALFDARYLVIPDGPLLFLLLCGLASMVANTPEAIAEQLAGGALGFATMQALALAYKRLRGQPGVGEGDARLFGVAGVWLGFEGLPSCLVYATLSALFSALVGLRQGTLKDAHTPLPFGPHLALGLWFAWVFGQIEFG from the coding sequence TTGACCGCGACGGCGTGGCTTTCGCTCATCGGGCTCGGCGCACTGCTCGCGCAGAGCGCTGATCTTGGCTGGCTGTTGCTGCCGAGTCTGTTTCTTTTTGGCGCGCTGTGCGTGATCGCCCTGTTCGACGCCCGCTATTTAGTAATCCCCGATGGGCCGCTGCTCTTCCTCCTTCTTTGCGGCTTGGCGTCCATGGTCGCCAACACGCCGGAAGCGATCGCCGAGCAGCTTGCCGGGGGGGCCCTGGGTTTCGCCACGATGCAAGCTCTCGCCCTCGCCTACAAGAGACTGCGCGGCCAGCCTGGCGTTGGCGAAGGCGACGCTCGGCTCTTCGGGGTCGCAGGCGTGTGGCTCGGCTTCGAAGGCCTGCCAAGCTGCCTTGTTTATGCGACGCTATCGGCGCTGTTTTCCGCCCTCGTCGGCCTGCGGCAAGGAACGCTCAAAGATGCGCACACGCCCTTGCCCTTCGGCCCGCATTTGGCGCTCGGGCTGTGGTTTGCCTGGGTCTTTGGCCAAATTGAATTCGGCTGA
- the gspD gene encoding type II secretion system secretin GspD has product MVGGDFVVDPKLDGKVTVHTANPVPKSTALDLFQSALRVSGASVVKAGQIYKVVPSDQAAVSGAAILGDSPPPEATPLGETVRVVQLRYVSASEMKRVLEPIAERGSVVRADAARNTLTINGSAQDIATLLDAINMFDIDTMRGMSFALVPVRSGDADLLAEDLKNVFGSEREGPMGGMVRFIGNKRLSSILVISSQSEYIARARAWIEKLDARAERSDKQFFTYRVQNRPAKELMTVLTSIFGSKGQPDSNVSPRFGQSSQSSGGAIGGAAGPLGALSAAGPTNGGGPAATNSSGSSDSGQSGGGFGPGFSGAAGSPSSITGLSVPGAGPTAGPAGPTPAVSLDDNRYKVGVDDAKNALIVMATPEDYRRIRRVIETLDVLPNQIYLEATIAEVRLNDTIRFGVRWFMQTHPHLFGYSNFAGTNPAASDIFGKNLLGASVGAVFPGFAYAFRASGQQLTIDALNAITDTNIISTPSLTVLDNREAILQVGDQIPVQTLTSVSAIGNTFNSVSYTNTGVILKITPHISESGRVMLEIEQEVSNVDPLSDPNSTTPRIQQRRVKTQVVVNDNESLMLGGLVKNETGKSSSQIPVAGDVPLIGNLFKNHGDSIGKQELIIMLTPHVVRSLSEGREITEEYKRKLLDISSRAIGRPHDIEQSVRRTLLDPWSKSPWRADKETR; this is encoded by the coding sequence ATCGTTGGGGGCGATTTCGTCGTCGACCCCAAACTCGATGGCAAGGTGACGGTTCACACAGCCAACCCCGTTCCGAAGAGCACGGCGCTGGACCTTTTCCAGTCCGCGCTACGCGTATCCGGCGCTTCGGTCGTCAAAGCCGGCCAAATCTACAAAGTTGTCCCAAGCGACCAGGCCGCCGTCTCGGGCGCGGCAATCTTAGGCGACTCGCCGCCGCCCGAGGCCACGCCGCTAGGCGAAACCGTCAGGGTTGTTCAGTTGCGCTATGTCTCAGCCTCCGAGATGAAGCGCGTGCTTGAGCCGATTGCCGAGCGCGGCTCCGTTGTGCGCGCCGACGCCGCGCGCAATACGTTGACGATCAACGGCTCAGCGCAGGATATCGCCACGCTGCTCGACGCTATCAACATGTTCGACATCGACACGATGAGAGGAATGTCCTTCGCGCTCGTTCCCGTGCGAAGCGGCGACGCGGATCTTTTGGCCGAGGATCTCAAGAATGTTTTCGGCTCCGAACGAGAGGGCCCGATGGGCGGCATGGTCCGTTTCATCGGCAACAAGCGCTTATCATCGATTCTCGTAATCTCGTCGCAGTCAGAATACATTGCCCGCGCCCGCGCTTGGATTGAAAAACTCGACGCACGCGCCGAACGCAGCGACAAGCAGTTCTTCACTTACCGTGTCCAGAATCGTCCCGCCAAAGAGCTCATGACGGTGCTGACATCCATCTTCGGTTCAAAGGGACAGCCAGATTCGAATGTTTCGCCGCGCTTCGGCCAATCGTCCCAGTCGTCAGGCGGCGCGATTGGCGGGGCGGCCGGCCCGTTAGGAGCTCTGTCTGCGGCTGGCCCGACTAATGGCGGCGGCCCCGCGGCGACGAACAGCAGCGGATCCAGCGACAGCGGACAGTCGGGCGGCGGCTTCGGGCCAGGGTTCAGCGGCGCCGCGGGCTCGCCTAGCAGCATCACCGGCTTGAGCGTGCCCGGCGCCGGGCCGACGGCCGGACCGGCCGGGCCGACGCCAGCGGTCAGCCTCGACGACAACCGCTACAAGGTTGGCGTCGACGACGCTAAAAACGCGCTGATCGTTATGGCGACGCCTGAGGACTATCGACGGATCCGGCGTGTCATCGAGACGCTCGATGTTTTGCCCAATCAGATCTATCTTGAGGCCACCATTGCCGAAGTGCGGCTAAACGACACGATTCGTTTTGGCGTCCGCTGGTTCATGCAGACGCATCCACATCTTTTCGGCTACAGCAATTTCGCTGGAACTAATCCAGCGGCGAGCGACATTTTCGGCAAAAATTTGCTAGGGGCCAGCGTAGGCGCCGTTTTTCCCGGCTTCGCTTATGCCTTCAGGGCGTCTGGCCAACAGTTAACGATCGACGCATTGAACGCCATCACCGACACGAACATCATCTCAACTCCGTCACTGACGGTGCTGGACAACAGAGAGGCGATTCTGCAGGTCGGAGACCAAATCCCCGTGCAGACGCTCACCAGCGTTTCGGCGATCGGCAACACGTTCAACTCGGTCAGTTACACTAATACAGGCGTCATTCTAAAAATCACGCCACATATCAGCGAAAGTGGACGCGTCATGCTGGAGATCGAACAGGAAGTCTCCAACGTCGATCCCTTGTCAGACCCCAACAGCACGACGCCCCGAATTCAGCAGCGCAGAGTCAAAACTCAGGTGGTCGTCAACGACAATGAATCGTTGATGCTCGGCGGGCTCGTTAAGAATGAGACCGGCAAGAGCTCTTCACAGATCCCGGTCGCCGGCGACGTTCCCCTGATCGGCAATCTGTTCAAGAACCATGGTGACTCCATTGGTAAACAGGAGCTCATCATTATGCTTACGCCCCATGTTGTGCGCTCCCTAAGCGAAGGCCGGGAGATTACAGAGGAGTACAAGCGTAAGCTTCTCGACATCTCGTCGCGCGCCATCGGACGCCCTCACGACATCGAACAATCGGTGCGGCGCACCCTATTGGATCCCTGGTCGAAGAGTCCTTGGCGTGCGGACAAAGAGACACGTTGA
- a CDS encoding type II secretion system protein GspK, translated as MLGVIWGTGLIAMLIIAFMDSGRLRLQAAFNIGSANEASYVAESAINLATLALLTQREASPTGETIYDGTPKFCALDRALVALAVEDEAGKIDLNAARPELLQAALLGLGLSERKAQEAASAIVAFRTSPTDATAQMSSTRAGGKPTTSKEGLFETIMELDQVSGVDPTLFRALLPLVTVHSKTAGIDARSSPPALFAALSGFPVEAVRALAVQPYPNDLNRSDPRFPANFNERGSQSAFLIYAEVRLATGQTIAREAILDLRPPSGKQFAIREIRRGQSRYADRLRAIIAANGAGVPDC; from the coding sequence TTGCTTGGGGTTATCTGGGGCACGGGACTGATCGCGATGCTCATCATCGCTTTCATGGATTCCGGGCGTCTTCGGTTACAGGCCGCCTTCAATATCGGAAGCGCAAACGAGGCGAGCTATGTCGCGGAAAGCGCGATCAACCTCGCAACGCTCGCGCTGCTTACGCAAAGAGAAGCCTCTCCGACGGGAGAGACGATTTACGACGGCACGCCGAAATTTTGTGCATTGGACAGAGCTCTCGTGGCGTTGGCAGTCGAAGACGAGGCCGGCAAGATCGATTTGAACGCCGCGCGGCCCGAGCTTTTGCAGGCGGCGCTTCTTGGCCTCGGCCTCAGCGAGCGCAAAGCGCAGGAGGCGGCGAGCGCGATTGTCGCCTTTCGTACGTCGCCGACCGATGCCACGGCCCAGATGAGCTCGACGCGCGCGGGCGGCAAGCCCACGACATCCAAGGAGGGACTGTTCGAGACTATCATGGAGCTCGACCAAGTGAGCGGGGTAGACCCCACGCTTTTCCGCGCGCTTCTGCCCTTGGTCACAGTCCATTCGAAAACCGCGGGGATCGACGCCCGTTCGAGCCCGCCCGCGCTCTTCGCCGCCCTTTCAGGATTTCCTGTTGAGGCCGTGAGAGCCCTTGCCGTGCAACCCTATCCGAATGATCTCAACCGGTCGGATCCACGCTTTCCGGCGAATTTCAATGAGCGAGGCAGCCAAAGCGCCTTTCTCATCTACGCTGAAGTTCGCCTTGCGACAGGCCAGACGATCGCGAGAGAAGCCATTCTGGACTTGCGCCCACCGAGCGGGAAGCAGTTTGCAATTCGCGAAATCAGGCGCGGCCAGTCTCGCTACGCCGATCGACTGCGCGCCATCATTGCCGCCAATGGCGCCGGCGTTCCAGACTGCTAA
- the gspG gene encoding type II secretion system major pseudopilin GspG → MERKGLERSAKATRRRAQLMHARRRRRAGFTLVEMLVVLAIIGLIVGLVGPRVLNYLSESKVKTAQIQMENIGSALDLFYIDAGRYPTTEEGLGALVQRPASVSSWSGPYLKSTGVPRDPWGHAYLYRAPGRDGPYDVGSNGPEGREGSASAISRSGLGK, encoded by the coding sequence ATGGAGCGGAAGGGTTTGGAACGATCCGCTAAGGCTACCAGACGCCGCGCCCAATTGATGCATGCGCGGCGGAGACGTCGCGCCGGCTTCACGCTGGTCGAAATGTTGGTCGTGCTGGCGATCATAGGGTTAATCGTTGGGCTCGTCGGCCCGCGCGTGCTCAACTATCTTTCCGAATCCAAAGTGAAGACCGCTCAAATTCAGATGGAGAACATCGGGAGCGCGCTCGATCTCTTCTATATCGACGCCGGACGTTACCCGACGACTGAGGAAGGTCTCGGCGCGCTGGTGCAGCGGCCCGCCAGCGTTTCGTCCTGGAGCGGCCCTTATTTAAAGTCGACAGGCGTTCCCAGGGATCCATGGGGGCATGCCTACCTCTATCGAGCGCCGGGCAGGGACGGCCCCTACGACGTCGGCTCAAATGGACCCGAAGGCCGCGAAGGCTCCGCGAGTGCGATTTCTCGCAGCGGGCTGGGCAAGTAA
- a CDS encoding transposase family protein, with translation MVIGSGACPDCGKRSIHRHGWHERYLQDLPAQGAPATVKLRLQRGSVEMEPASVKARAGEFSLGPVPMALLRGKAAKAARERRQAG, from the coding sequence ATGGTCATCGGGTCCGGCGCCTGCCCAGACTGCGGAAAGCGATCGATCCACCGACACGGCTGGCATGAGCGGTATCTCCAAGACTTGCCGGCGCAAGGCGCACCCGCAACGGTGAAACTCCGTCTCCAGCGCGGCAGTGTCGAAATGGAGCCTGCAAGCGTAAAGGCGCGGGCAGGGGAGTTTTCGCTGGGACCTGTGCCGATGGCGCTGCTGCGCGGCAAGGCCGCGAAGGCCGCGCGTGAACGGCGGCAAGCGGGATGA
- a CDS encoding DUF5615 family PIN-like protein, giving the protein MRLFIDECLSPKFAIDLAQLGHDAIHPLHVGRRGPLDHTVKETCLAEDRVIVTENVGDFKALLGREPIHPGLFALPQTSRAHGWTLMTAALSFLETRGDPMDAMVNHYLDFDAQGRPALHALSSSDD; this is encoded by the coding sequence ATGCGGCTGTTTATCGATGAATGCCTCTCGCCAAAATTTGCTATCGACCTCGCGCAACTCGGTCATGACGCGATCCATCCGCTGCATGTCGGCCGGCGCGGCCCGCTCGACCATACGGTCAAGGAGACCTGTCTCGCCGAGGATCGCGTCATCGTCACAGAGAATGTCGGCGACTTCAAAGCCCTGCTCGGCCGTGAACCCATTCATCCCGGCCTGTTCGCGCTCCCGCAGACGAGCCGCGCGCACGGATGGACCCTGATGACAGCGGCGCTCTCTTTCCTTGAGACTCGTGGCGATCCGATGGACGCCATGGTCAACCACTATCTCGATTTTGACGCACAAGGCCGACCAGCGCTTCACGCGCTGTCGTCGTCGGATGATTGA
- a CDS encoding DUF1403 family protein, translating to MARAAQESYALAAELSRRSNILLSVAPKLRAKKAARVVDLLLADDCVSAPGAATSAGLSDRATRRLFDRLMALGAVRELSGRGNFRLYGL from the coding sequence ATGGCGCGCGCGGCGCAAGAGTCTTACGCGCTGGCGGCAGAACTGTCGCGGCGTTCGAATATACTGTTGAGCGTCGCGCCAAAATTGCGCGCCAAAAAGGCGGCGCGAGTCGTCGATTTGTTGCTCGCCGACGATTGTGTTTCAGCGCCGGGGGCGGCGACGTCGGCCGGCCTTTCCGATCGCGCCACGCGGCGTTTGTTCGATCGGTTGATGGCGCTTGGCGCCGTGCGCGAACTCTCCGGTCGCGGCAATTTTCGGCTCTACGGACTGTGA
- the scpB gene encoding SMC-Scp complex subunit ScpB, giving the protein MPSIKAFLHDITPPQETRASAASRRVRRDGELLFDADLFDLPQDMRWREWIGRVEAAIFASPAPVTREALAKLVGRACNLDDLMSDIRHDLRARPYELVHVAGGYQLRTKPRYADAIRVLNNGARAAGPPALTPTELLAVTAIAYLQPATRAELSQFAGREISRDVIGQLKSLDLIAAGRALCLCHDEAIP; this is encoded by the coding sequence GTGCCGTCGATCAAAGCGTTTCTACACGATATCACGCCGCCGCAAGAAACGCGTGCGTCGGCGGCGAGCCGTCGAGTGCGGCGCGATGGAGAACTGCTGTTCGACGCCGATCTGTTTGATCTCCCGCAGGACATGCGCTGGCGCGAATGGATAGGGCGCGTCGAGGCGGCGATCTTCGCATCACCCGCGCCGGTCACGCGCGAGGCCCTGGCCAAACTGGTCGGGCGCGCCTGCAATCTCGACGATTTGATGTCGGACATTCGTCACGATTTGCGGGCAAGACCCTATGAACTCGTTCATGTCGCCGGCGGCTATCAACTGCGCACCAAACCGCGCTACGCCGACGCTATTCGCGTCTTGAACAACGGCGCCCGCGCCGCCGGACCGCCAGCGCTGACGCCGACCGAACTCCTCGCCGTGACGGCGATCGCTTATCTGCAGCCGGCGACGCGCGCCGAACTGTCGCAGTTTGCAGGGCGAGAAATCAGCCGCGACGTCATCGGCCAGTTAAAAAGCCTGGACCTCATTGCCGCCGGGCGCGCCCTATGCCTATGTCACGACGAAGCGATTCCTTGA